The Candidatus Nitrospira nitrificans genomic sequence CGGACTTGTGAATTCAGCTCTTTGGCCTGCTCCAAGTTGTTCTTCATATCCTCCAAGCTCAACTTGGTCAACACGTAATAGGTGTTGGTCTTGGGATCCATATACTGATCGATTTTACGGACTCCGCTGAGTGTGGTCGTCGTGATGGTTTTGATGGCCCGCTCGATATTCTGCTCTTCCGTATTCCGGGTAAAATCTCCGGCGGTCGTCGAGGCCGCATAGTCTCTCATCAGATACCCGCTGTAGGTCTCGAATGTTTTGGCGATCTCGGCCCTCCCGCG encodes the following:
- a CDS encoding LPP20 family lipoprotein, which translates into the protein MIRSQSLHSKLVGPGLVILIMGLAACGGPPKWVEKGSGAFNEKDSKAFYGVGAVAGVRNAPLAWDTAENRGRAEIAKTFETYSGYLMRDYAASTTAGDFTRNTEEQNIERAIKTITTTTLSGVRKIDQYMDPKTNTYYVLTKLSLEDMKNNLEQAKELNSQVRDFVRKNADRLFERLENEEEKRGVR